AAGCTGTAGAGGGCTACAGCACTCCAAAACGCTCCGCGATGCAGGTGGCTGCTATGGAGTGCTGTAGCCCTCTACAGCTTTTCAGGACCCGACGGAGTCGGGAAATTCTTCTGGCACGGTGGCGTTCAGCTGCTGGAAGTAGCCACACCCCCCGAAAACGGCACTTCTAACCACGGGATGCGCTCATCACGGCACCATCGGCCCCTGGAGCTTGAAGTAACGCTGGGGGATGGAGAGCGGTTCATCGGGAAGGATGGAAAAGCTGTTGGTGAGGGTGATTGTCGCCAACCACGGCCATGGCCAAACAGCGTCCACTCTTTCGGTGGCCAGTAGGTCATAGTTCTTGCCTGGTGGGCCATAGACCACTTTACGCACCCCGATTCCCGACAACGGGCTCAGTTCCAGCCCAGGCGGATCCATCACGAACTCCTTGGCGATGAATCCCAGTCCGGCTTCGACCGCAGCCCCGATGGACTGGAACTCCGTGAGCAGCGGAACCCTCACATACAGCTCCGCTTCTCCGCCCGTGGCTGGCAGTAGATAGCGATCCACGCGATAACTGTGCCAGGGCTGCCCATGAAGCACCAGTTGATGGGCGTCCAACAGAGTGGGCGGCAGCCCCGGACTGCCCGGACTGATCCTGATCAGGACGCCGGAGGTGATCAGCGCTCCGGATCCGAGATCGATCGTTCCGCCATTCGTGGCCACGAGGCTCGACCGCCGCTCCGCATCCACGAAGTTTCCCAGAGTCGGGAGTTGCATGGAGCTTCCTGCGCCGGTGGCGATCACCTGGACCCACCCACTTGGAACGTTGGTAAGCAGGGGAAGCGAGATCCGTCCGCCCGAGCTGGCTTCCAGAGTTAACGGCACACAGTCGCCTGCGGCCAACTGGACGAGGTTTGGAAGCTCAAGAGCGCTCCCTGCGCCTCGTGCGCTCCATGCGTCGGCGTCGCAGCGGGAGCTTTTGAGGTAGGTTCTGAGGCCGGGCAGCGAGATGATCGAGCCGTCGGTGGCCGCTAGGGAGCCGGAGTTAAGGTTGGTCAATCCGGTGAGTTCGAGGTTCACACGGCTGGCGGTCACGGATGCCAGCCAACTCAGTTGACCGGCCGCGATCACTCCGTTGGATCGGACCGTCAGTCCGACCGTCTCCCCTCCGCCCAGCTGCGGCATCAGCAGGCTCCCTTGGTTTCGAGCCTCAAGCAGGACTTCGCGGCTAGTGGCGTCGGATCGCTGCCAGGACGCCAGATCGATGACGCTGTTGGTGCCGTCGGCGAGCAGCTCCAGCCTTCCCTCCACCACCCGTTGCAATCCGCCCATGGCCACCCGTCCGCCGGCCACGGCCTCGATGGCGAGTGCGCCGCAATCCGGTCCTTGCAGCGACGTGAGGTTCATGAGGTCGAGAAGGCTGCCCGCACCCGTGGCGCTCCACAGACTCACGGCGCAGGAGCTTCCGTGGGAATGCCCAATCAGGTTGGGGAAGGACAGTTCTCCGCCCTCCTCGACGATGAGGCTGCCGGAAAACAACCGCGTCACCCCGGGCATGGCGAGGCGCGTTCCGCTGACCAGCATGCTCTTGAGCAGGGTCATTTGGGTCGCATCCAAAGTGCCGCCCGAACGAATGGTTACGGAAACTGCCGGGCCGCCACGGAAGGTGGGCATTGCGAGCACACCCGAGTTACGCGCGTCGAAAGAGATGGACCTCTGCGCGGTCGAAGCATCCTCCAACTTGGCGAGGTTGATCAGGCTGTTGGTGCCTTCAGCGACAAAGGACAGCACGCCTTCGGACAGCGAACCGAGGGTGTTCAGATCCACGGTGGCCCCGGCAGCGGCACGCACGGCGAGGTTACCGCAGGAGGCTCCGGTCAAGGCCCTGAGGGCGGAGAAGTCCAGCCGGCTGCCCGCTCCCGTGGCGAGCCAGGTGGTTCCAACACACCCTAAAGGATGGAGGTGGGAAAGCAGTTTGGGGGTGGAGGCGATTCCGCCGCCACTCACCGTGATGTTCGCGTTCCCCAGCTGAACGAGTTCGGGAAACTCGACCGGCATCGCGTTGACTGAGAAACCCTTGAGCCGGGTCATTTGGGCCACCGGCAGAATCCCACCGGTGCCTACAGCGACCGTCACCACCTCGCCCCCCGGCAGCCGGGGGACCTGGACTTCCCCGAGGTTGCGAGCTTCGAAGCCCACGGTCAGCGAGTCGCCGAGGCAGGATTCGAGCTGGGGCAACTCCACGCGGCTGCCCGCGCCGTCGGCGAGAATCGTTATGGATCCCTGCTCGATGCGGGACAGATTGGGCATCTGAAACAAGCCACCGGCGAAGGCTCGAAATCCTAGGCTGCCACATTCCGGGCCGGCCAACGTGGAGAGGGAGGGCAGCCGCAGCTGGCTTCCGGTTCCGGACACCGACCACAAGGGTGCTTCGCAACTGTTGCCCGAGGTATGGACAGTGAGGTTGGACAGCGACACCACAGCGCCTGATTCAATGGTGATGCCCGAATTCCCGAGACGGGTCAGCAGGGGAAAGTCCGCGGAGGCGCCTCCGATCGTAAAACCCCTGAGTTCAGTCAGGCGATCCACCGGGATCACGCCTCCTGACCTGCGGCTGATGATCGCCATGGGAGAACCGCTGAAGCCAGGGTAGTTAACCCGGCCTAAATTGCGCGCCTCGAAGCTGAAGCTCCGGAGCCGTGCGGTTGCGGTGTTTAGAAGGGGGAGGTCCACGACACTGCCTGCACCCTCGGAGAGGAACATCACCTGGCCTTCGGTTAGGTTGGTGAGGGCGGGCAAGTCGACGATGCCTCCGCGATCGGCCTGGATATGGATCGAGGCACATTCCCCGCCGCTCAGCGACTCCAAGGTGGGCAAGTCGAAGCGGCTGCCGGCGCCATCCGCCTTCCAGATCACGGCGAAGCAGCCGGGCGGCTTGGCATAGGAGGCGAGAGATTCCAGCGAGATCCTCCCTCCACCAATGGCTTGCAAAGTCCCCGCTGTCATCTCGAAGGAGCCGTACACGGAAAGGACACTTCCCGTTCCGGAGACCGTAAAGAGCGGGTTGCCCATGAGGGTGAGGGGGCCGTCCAGCCTGGATGGTCCCGTCGTGAGGCGCAAACTGCCGCCCAGTTGAACGAGGGCATTGGACGATTGAAGGCTCCTCACGGTGGTTTGAAGAGTGTTGGTGATGGAAGTCAGCGGCCCGCCTGCCGCGGTCAGGATCACGTCATCCGCGGCGCCGGGCAAGACATCGCCTGTCCAGTTTGCCGCCGTCTGCCAAAGCCCGTCTCCTCCGCCGCCATCCCAGGCGATCGTGGCTCCACGGAGCTCGGTCGTCAGAACGGAACTGAAACTGAGTATCCACACTAGCCCGCTGGCCCACTTCAACGCATCTCTCATACGAACCCCATGATCGCTCATCCTACCTGGATACACCCCGGAAAGCGACAGGATTGTTTTTCGTGAAAGGTTTCCCGGATGGGCTGGTTTTCTAGGGTGCACACAGGGGCTGAAAGGCCATTATGAAGCGCACCAAACCAACGATCGACACGCTGAGCGGCACCGGACGTCCATGGGCAGCCGTCGGGTACCTAGGTGAACGTTTACTCAAGTCGGCAGCCGGGACCGCCCTTCTGACGCTCCTGAGCAGTTGGATTCTGTTTTGCCCCCGCGTCGGGGCGGTGGAAGTCCGGCTTGGCGCGTCCATGGCTGGGGAATCCCTGCGGATTTCGTGGCAGTCTGACTCGTTGACCACCAACGCTCCCTATATTCATAACGAATTTCAGCTGGAAACGAGTCAGGACTTGCTTGGTTGGGAAGTAGATCCGGCCACGATACCAGGCGGATTCCTTGGGGCCGCACAAATTGGGCACGAGCGCTTGATTCCCAGGATGCACCAGCGGGGTTATGTTCGCTTAAGGCATCGCCTGAATCTTCCCGGAGCTGACCTCTCCGGACTGGACTTGCGCGGGGCGGACCTCCGCGATGCCAATCTCGCCGGGGCTAAACTGGTCGGCACCCACTTGGCAGGTGCGGTGTTGACGCGAGCGAATTTGGCGGGCGCGGACCTGCGGAATGCCAACCTGGCCGGGGCTAACCTGAGTTCGGTGAATCTGGACGGCTTGGATCTCTCGGGAACCGATCTCAGTGCGATCCTGGGAATGCCAACCTTGACACGCTTGGCAGGTGATCCCTCCGCAGAGCTTGCCCTGGCCTCCCCTCGGCTGCCCTACAACCCAGATCGGACGGACTTTCCGCCTCCGGGTGTGCCTTCCGCGCATCACGCGATGTTGATGCTTCGAACCAACGTCACGATCGGGCAGTTTAATGAGTTGATCGCGCGTCATGGCGCCACCGTGGTTGCTTCCAGCCCGGCGGATGCAGCTCTTTCCAATGCCCTCTTCATGGTGAAGTTTTCCAGTCAAACTCCGGAGGAACTCATTCTAAGGACCTCTGCACTCCTCCGTGAAGGGTTGGTGCAGGCTGCCGCCCCCGACATCGGGATCGGTCCCGCACTGATCAGCGATGATCAACGGGCGGCTGTCGGGTGGGACTGGGGCAGGGCGGGGGAGTTCGCGGGAGGTAACTGGGGATTGGAATTCGCCCGCGTGCCCCAGATGTGGAATGTGATACCCGCTCTACGAGCCTCCGCCGTTCCCGCCGTGCTGACGACGGTCATAGACGTCGACTTCGCCCCGCATCCCGATCTCTCCGTGGCGCGGTTTCTCGGGGCGCCGTGGATGGGAGTTGACGACCACGGCAATCACGTGGCCGGGATCATTGGTGCGACTCACCACAACGGGTTGGGGGTGGACGGTGTCAACCCCTTCGCGTCCCTGCTGGGACAATCGTTCGTCATTCGATCCACCGATTCTACCGCCGTTCCCCCTCAGGTGGGGATAGTGACCTCGGCAGACTACGACACCGCTTTCCGTTTGGTTCAGGAACTTCGATCGACCGTCACCTCAACCCGGACCCGTGTGATTAACATGAGTCTGGGATTCAATTGGTACCTGGCGACCAACGCCATCCGCCCCACACTGACCAACCTCTTCACCGCGAGCTATTCCAATCAGATCGCTCATGTCGCTACAAACTATGGTCGGCTCGTGGATGCGGTCCTGCGCAACGCTCCGCAAGTGCTCGTGGTGTGCGCTGCCGGTAATGACAGCGACCTGCTTCCGGCTGCCTTCGCCAGTCCCATGTGCAGTGCGGCCTTGGAATGGCAAACCCCGAATGTGCTGGTGGTAGGTGCCCATGACCGTCGAGGCATCATTAGCTCCTTCTCCAACCGGGGGGCTCATATCTACGCTCCGGGGGAGGATATCCTCTCCACCACGTTCGTCGAGGCGGGGGGATACGCGGCCTACCCCGGTACTTCCATGGCTTCCCCGTTTGCGGCTGGAGTGGCCGGTTTTCTTCTCGCGGTGGAACCGACACTGACCCCGGTAGAAATCATCGGCCTCATTCGTGGCGCGGGCCCCTGGGTCGATGCTTGGGAAAGCCTGTGGGGCATCGACTCGCTGCGCCCGGATCGCCGGGTGGAACGAATGATCCTGGACATCGATGACAGCTCACTCGATGGGAGCACGCGGTTGGAAATTCCTGGCTGGGGTCCCGGCAAGGAACGGAGTTTTGAACGGATCACGGAGGGGCCGGACTATGTTGGGTTGCTCAGCGTGCCTGGCGATGGCGTGATAGACATGGCCGATTTCCGCCGGTGGCGCGACTGGTATCTCGCCTCCGAACGTGGACAGCAGCTGAACGGTTCCTCAAGGCATCCGTCTGGCGATGCGAACGCAGACGGTCGAACGGGCGATCCAGACGAGGCGCGGCGACATCCACGCGGCGACTTCAACGGCGATGGAAAGCTGGATCCAACCGCCACCCGGAAGGTGCCCGGAGGTGGAGTTCCACGATCCGACCTGCAAGTTCTGGCCACCTCGGAGCTGTGGGCTGATCCGCAAGTCCCGGATCCGCTGAAAATTCTGGACTGGATTGATTCGGTGGACTTTCACGTCTCAGCTGAGGGGTTCTATTATCGGCATCCGGAGATCCGCTCCGAGTCCACCGTGAAGGTCTACGACGCGGACAGCCGTATGCCGATTTCGGATCTTCCCGCCTCTCTCTTCACTCCCGACCACCTGACCAATATTTTTACTGTTCCTGAGGGTTCTACCTATTACGTGGCCAGCGATCCTATCGAAATAGGTGTCGGCACCAATGTCATCATGCGATCGATTGGCGATCAGGAAGTCGTCCTGGAGGATCGGGGGGCGGACTTGGCCGTGGATCTGGCTTTGGTGGAGATGACCGCTGTAGCGACCACCCTGAACCCGGCGCTTAAGGAGATCGACAGCCGGCCCAATGATCCGGTGGTCGAGGCCTATCTCGGTTCCGACACCGTCGCGGCTACCATGACCAACAGTATCGGGGCCCGGGCATGGGCGACCAACTCCGGAACATTTTATGCCTTGGCACGTGCTGGTAGTCTTGGTGTCGCTCCGACCAACGTCGCGGTGGGGTCGACCTATTCCAGCGGGGTCCGCTGGCAGCGAAGCTTCATTAAGCAGGCTGGGCTCAAGGACCCGCAATTCCTGGTCAAACCCATGGTTTTGCGTCTCGGTGGATTCGGGATCGGCGGAGAAGACCTGCGAGCGATGGCTGAGATTTCGGTAGAGATGCGGGCATTCGATGTCTCACCGTCCTGGATGCCGGTTTTCCTGTATCGGGCGGAGATTGCCGGTCAGGCCGCCGCCGCGGGAGTCCCTCCCAGTTTTGCCATCGTCTTTCAAGAGGGCGACCTTCCCGATCAGGCACTGCGTGTGGAAGGTAGCTTTAGCGCCGAGTATCGTCAGGTCCGGCACCTCGGCACGGTGAACCTGGAAGGTATACCCAACGGTCACTCCTTCGAGCTTCGCTACCGTCTGCTCGCTGAAGTATTTGGCGGAGCCGGGGATCGGGAGGCGTTCGCCTTTATCGGGGATCCTCTCGACTATGGCA
The nucleotide sequence above comes from Verrucomicrobiales bacterium. Encoded proteins:
- a CDS encoding VCBS repeat-containing protein, which produces MKRTKPTIDTLSGTGRPWAAVGYLGERLLKSAAGTALLTLLSSWILFCPRVGAVEVRLGASMAGESLRISWQSDSLTTNAPYIHNEFQLETSQDLLGWEVDPATIPGGFLGAAQIGHERLIPRMHQRGYVRLRHRLNLPGADLSGLDLRGADLRDANLAGAKLVGTHLAGAVLTRANLAGADLRNANLAGANLSSVNLDGLDLSGTDLSAILGMPTLTRLAGDPSAELALASPRLPYNPDRTDFPPPGVPSAHHAMLMLRTNVTIGQFNELIARHGATVVASSPADAALSNALFMVKFSSQTPEELILRTSALLREGLVQAAAPDIGIGPALISDDQRAAVGWDWGRAGEFAGGNWGLEFARVPQMWNVIPALRASAVPAVLTTVIDVDFAPHPDLSVARFLGAPWMGVDDHGNHVAGIIGATHHNGLGVDGVNPFASLLGQSFVIRSTDSTAVPPQVGIVTSADYDTAFRLVQELRSTVTSTRTRVINMSLGFNWYLATNAIRPTLTNLFTASYSNQIAHVATNYGRLVDAVLRNAPQVLVVCAAGNDSDLLPAAFASPMCSAALEWQTPNVLVVGAHDRRGIISSFSNRGAHIYAPGEDILSTTFVEAGGYAAYPGTSMASPFAAGVAGFLLAVEPTLTPVEIIGLIRGAGPWVDAWESLWGIDSLRPDRRVERMILDIDDSSLDGSTRLEIPGWGPGKERSFERITEGPDYVGLLSVPGDGVIDMADFRRWRDWYLASERGQQLNGSSRHPSGDANADGRTGDPDEARRHPRGDFNGDGKLDPTATRKVPGGGVPRSDLQVLATSELWADPQVPDPLKILDWIDSVDFHVSAEGFYYRHPEIRSESTVKVYDADSRMPISDLPASLFTPDHLTNIFTVPEGSTYYVASDPIEIGVGTNVIMRSIGDQEVVLEDRGADLAVDLALVEMTAVATTLNPALKEIDSRPNDPVVEAYLGSDTVAATMTNSIGARAWATNSGTFYALARAGSLGVAPTNVAVGSTYSSGVRWQRSFIKQAGLKDPQFLVKPMVLRLGGFGIGGEDLRAMAEISVEMRAFDVSPSWMPVFLYRAEIAGQAAAAGVPPSFAIVFQEGDLPDQALRVEGSFSAEYRQVRHLGTVNLEGIPNGHSFELRYRLLAEVFGGAGDREAFAFIGDPLDYGSGVTMAYGEFGELSTISDVTAEPQGAAGVHFTSKEGFYYLLYRAGSQGEPVGSPVAVTLTAPGSAVLTDPNPPMIPTAEHYVLEAQPIGTPLDVDADGIDDVYELQRPTILHPLVASDALQDPDGDLRSNLKEYQDGTDPLTVDSIPSSTSLFPGLVIPTHDGGQLVDLNDDGLLDLAGRSGSGVATKLGTVEGAFANRLLSSVPGTLIITDAVFPKLDADRFADGLVVDSLSSNLYVLRGSGDGGFAVVTTHPVLRDPQKIVLGRLTADAFLDVAVLSRNGRGVSLFQGTSDGLLLAAGTLQTNSFGTAEALALGDLNEDGADDVVVAFASQTVVFLSRSAGGYAPAIVIPLPRTVNSLVCVDMDVDGHLDLVGGEAGNAGSIRIAFGAGDGTFGRILAYPVGRPVTSLRMVDLNHDSRLDLIASHASGDFVSVLMAGEGGVMGTATAVPCGPVLLDVRDWDGDTHPDLISGIGSSGALVNFGRGDGSFRTRTQIVSESLVPLQVTTGDIDGNGSVELTVLDSRSNSIQVWQPLAAEGRGSLLASNSMGSIVVAFEQRDLNRDGLLDLAVVRRAEAFDSRSTNQLVVLTNQGGSRFVASATVSMDSRPNRIVGGDFDSDGVQDLVVETGGGSLLGGSRLVLVRGDGAGGVAAPIVYSAALTVSSLQPLDVDGDGKSELLVRGTRLVGAQQVSFLELLQFDGETAWVTRQALEPAVYLGGLLIADANGDGASDLLTTVIDPLNGTRLLSMRAGTVSGFGTITTLATLTEDAGLVGFLDLNGDGRRDVVGSRGYLLADATGGFQPSVAVYAGPLGVQGAVDINADGRPDLVSQLGVLLQGE